TGCAAGAATCATCAGAAATCAGGCAGCAAATTTAGGAACAGAAGCAGGAGATTTGCGTTTTTTAATAACAGGAAGACGAGGACGACGGGACTGAATTTGCCCCAGTTTGCGACCAGATGAATAACCACGAGTTTTGGGAGAAACAGCAGGAGAACCCAACTGCGAAATAATACGAAACCAGTCCTGCTGAACCTTAGAAGGACTAATGCGAGTAAAGGGAAGGGGAATGAGATGTTTCTCCCAAGGACGAGGCAGAGCAACAGCGATGGAATGGGCTGCCCAAAGTTGGATATAAGCAAGCATCACAAATTTGACCCATTGCTGTTCGTGTTCGACATCGGGAGTTTCAAAAGTCGTCAAAAGTAAATTCTGTTTTTGAAAGCGAAAAGAATGTTCGAGGTCAAAGCGTTGACGGTAGGACTGATGGGCTTGTAGTGCCGATAACTGACCACGTCGTTCACCGATGACGATTAGCCACATGGGACGAAACAGGGATTGGTCAAATTCATCAACACTCTCGATTCGCAACAAAGTAAAAGGAAATAGCTGTGTTGGGAGAGCTTTGCCACCACGCATGAGCATATTAGACCAAGCGTTAATAGTCGCCTTAATCGTTCGTCCACGGCGAGTTTTATATGAGAGATGTGACACTTCAGTTGGCTCGTGCCATGTATCTGGCTCTTTAAGGTCAAAACGCGCTCCATACCAAGTGGGATGTCCTCTGTGAGCAGGTGTTTCTGAAATCACAGGACTTTGATAAAACACGCGATTACTACGCGACCTTGCCAAGATTACGAGATTTTTCTGTTGTTGCAATGGACTCAGGAACTGTTTGTTTCCGTAAGCGCTGTCAACAACAGCTACGCATAATTCCTTGCTCCAAGGCAAATTAGGATTATTCAAAACCACATTCAGTTGCGCGATTCCCTTCTGGGTACTATTCGAGTCCGTCGATACCCGACTCATTTCTAATGGGATTGTCCATGGTGCATCTCCTTCATTGCGTTCGGGTATCACCGCTAGCATTGAATAGCTATGACCGATCGCGATCGGTTTGTTGCCTGCTATCTGCGTCGCTTGATGTACCATCCCTCGATCTGCCAATGTTTTGGCAAATTGGCGCTCTATGCTGGTGCAATCCAGTCCAAACAGGAAAAATGGGCGTTGTTCTGGTCTCGGTACAACCTCTGCTATTAGTTCTAACGTAATTGCTCAACCTATAGCAAGCAATGATTTGAGAGGATTCAAAGCGATAAGAATGGACTCAAAAGCAGAAAAGCCTTGTCTTTTTCCAGTATTGACAATCGAGCGAACAGCCGCAAATAAGTCACGTCCCCAATCGGAGCGAAACCCATTCGTAACTTTTCTAAAAATGACACTCCAACGCAAAGCCTGTTCACTAGAGTTATTTGTTGGTGGGATCGTGGAGTCATCCAAAAACAGAAATAAGTTTTCTCGTAACTCCAGATATCGCTTCTTTAATCTCAGCCCATCTTCTTGAGTGGGTAACAGAGCCAGAATAATGTCAAGGTCTCGATACAATCGACATCGATATTGATAACGGGTAGAGTCAGCTAAATCCGACCATCGCCTTCGCAGTACAAAAGCTCGTAGCAGCAGTTTTTTCATCCTGCTAGAAAAAATATGGTCTCCTGCATCAATGCCATACTGACAATCTCTGAGTTGATGGGCAAGACAAACTTGCCATTCTGTCGCTGGATTGGTCTTTTGGGCGCTAAACAAATCTGATACCCATACCTCTGGTTGATGCTCTGCCATTACTTCGGTGATGACATCTCCACCTCTAGAAGGTCGGATGATATGAAAACATACTTCCTCGTTCTGAAATACCCATTCCCATTGATTTTTGCCGTTTACCCTTGCACTGGTTTCGTCACTGCATACTAGTCGAGATGTTCTCAGGGCTTGGA
This portion of the Pseudanabaena sp. ABRG5-3 genome encodes:
- the tnpC gene encoding IS66 family transposase; protein product: MKELPNLKDLTDEAKEALIVKLWEELQKLQKQLEKKPKKTSKNSSLPPAKGFKAEINNPEATEGKRAGSIGRDGGGRQLSENPDQMLKATVKSCTECGKEITESMQVLLERYDKIDIPAIKPIVTRIERYGCKCEHCGQEQIAAVPVGLEAGSPFGDQIAALVTTMRYSHGISYGRMQQMLSEVFGLKISEGAISNLLTRVKGQLESEVSGILQALRTSRLVCSDETSARVNGKNQWEWVFQNEEVCFHIIRPSRGGDVITEVMAEHQPEVWVSDLFSAQKTNPATEWQVCLAHQLRDCQYGIDAGDHIFSSRMKKLLLRAFVLRRRWSDLADSTRYQYRCRLYRDLDIILALLPTQEDGLRLKKRYLELRENLFLFLDDSTIPPTNNSSEQALRWSVIFRKVTNGFRSDWGRDLFAAVRSIVNTGKRQGFSAFESILIALNPLKSLLAIG
- a CDS encoding transposase, which translates into the protein MTLELIAEVVPRPEQRPFFLFGLDCTSIERQFAKTLADRGMVHQATQIAGNKPIAIGHSYSMLAVIPERNEGDAPWTIPLEMSRVSTDSNSTQKGIAQLNVVLNNPNLPWSKELCVAVVDSAYGNKQFLSPLQQQKNLVILARSRSNRVFYQSPVISETPAHRGHPTWYGARFDLKEPDTWHEPTEVSHLSYKTRRGRTIKATINAWSNMLMRGGKALPTQLFPFTLLRIESVDEFDQSLFRPMWLIVIGERRGQLSALQAHQSYRQRFDLEHSFRFQKQNLLLTTFETPDVEHEQQWVKFVMLAYIQLWAAHSIAVALPRPWEKHLIPLPFTRISPSKVQQDWFRIISQLGSPAVSPKTRGYSSGRKLGQIQSRRPRLPVIKKRKSPASVPKFAA